ACCGGGGTCGAAAAGGGTGGTCGCGGCATATCCGAAGTCCGCGTTCAGCACCACGTCGTCTGCTTCAATCTTTTCACCGTCTTCCAACTCCACGCCAACCGCTTTGCGGCCCTTGACCAGCACCCGCTTGACCGGGCGAACGCACTGAACAACCGCCCCGTTTCGGACGGCCACCTCGGACATTGCCTCGGAAATGCGGCTCAACCCGCCGGTAACATGGAAAATTCCGTAGGCGTGTTCAATGTACGGAATCATCGCGAACAGGCCCGGGCATTCCCACGGCGACATCCCGAGATATTTGGACTGGAAGGTGAAAGACAGGGCAAGCTTTTCGTCACCGTATACCCTGTGCATGATATCGAACAGGGACCGGCCCAGGCCGAGCGACGGTATGGCTTTAAGCAGGTCTGGATGCAGGAGGGTAACGGCCCTGTGGTACGACTTCTGAAGACAGGGGAAGAGCCGCTTGAATCGGGTCCGCTCCTGTTCGACAAACCGGTCATACTGCGCGCCGTGCCCTGGAAAGCACCGTTCAATTTCATCCTTCATCCGCTCAGGATCATTGTACGCTTCGATCTGCCGGTCTTTGAATGCCAGGCGGTACATCGGGTCCAGGCGGGGTGTCTCCAGCTCCGCATGCGTGCTGGTTCCCGACTCCTTGAACACCTCGTCCAGGACGTCTTTCAACATCAGGAATGTCGGCCCCGTATCAAACACGTACGGGCCCAACTGGAGCGTGGCGTTTCGTCCTCCCACACGGTCCTTGGCTTCAACGACGGTCACTTTAAACCCGCGGTTTGCCAGGATCATGGCGCAGGTCAGCCCCCCGGGACCTGCTCCCACGATTACAATATGCTTGGATTCTGAACGACTCATGGCTGACTACTCCTCTGACTGCATCACAGCTTGAAACGCCAGTATGTGCGGCTTCATGTCTTCAATCAGTCTGGCCTCCGGCCTGCAACGCAAGACCATCCCGTCAAGGTACATCATGCTCTTGATAATTGAAAACATTCCTTTTTCGAAAACCATTCCGCAGTTTACCGCAAGCTTGATGGTCTCCATCATCTGGCGCGTCAGGCTGGCTTCGGATACGGTCTTGCCCCGGAAATCCCTGTAGAGCGCGTTGAACCTGCGTTCAAACGTGTGGAGCCTGCTCCCGCTGATCCCTGTTTCCGCCATTTCATTCATGCGCCTCACACAGTCCGGATAATCGTACGTGCAAAGAGCCACAAAGAAATTGAATAACCCGCGCCGTATGCGCCTGCCAACCCGGCTGACAGCGCCCGTGTCGATG
This sequence is a window from Lentisphaerota bacterium. Protein-coding genes within it:
- the crtI gene encoding phytoene desaturase, whose product is MSRSESKHIVIVGAGPGGLTCAMILANRGFKVTVVEAKDRVGGRNATLQLGPYVFDTGPTFLMLKDVLDEVFKESGTSTHAELETPRLDPMYRLAFKDRQIEAYNDPERMKDEIERCFPGHGAQYDRFVEQERTRFKRLFPCLQKSYHRAVTLLHPDLLKAIPSLGLGRSLFDIMHRVYGDEKLALSFTFQSKYLGMSPWECPGLFAMIPYIEHAYGIFHVTGGLSRISEAMSEVAVRNGAVVQCVRPVKRVLVKGRKAVGVELEDGEKIEADDVVLNADFGYAATTLFDPGVLRTYTPRRLEKTKYSCSTFMLYLGLDTVYDLRHHTIFFAEDYRSNVNAIFRGDRLTNDISFYIRNSVVTDPQVAPKGHSAIYVLVPVPNLRGKPDWEKDAGSFRENVLSKMESRAGMRGLREHIREEQVIVPGDWKDRYNCYAGATFNLAHNISQMIYWRPHNQFEELDNCYLVGGGTHPGSGLPTIYESGRIAANLISRKHKVVFVSGNLHV